One Rhodospirillaceae bacterium genomic region harbors:
- a CDS encoding branched-chain amino acid ABC transporter permease, producing MEFSNFFWGAIGWMIFWGVTGSIVSRRVYLQRDLDTSNTGLVGSMLGAATGPVGLAFLWMKTPEITTRLMLVPSLATVGVFMLVFSLADPGNLCVTNGSFVASQISNGIIIGIIYGFMALGLTLIFSILGVVSFAHGEFYMIGGMITYFVTTVWFPSINPIVGIAAACLSTFVLGAVFERIFLTPMYTGKVDRPVEYGILITFGLAFTLQYFVQATVGANPVKAKRFIDFPKLRLPSAEDPWLIKTSRGNMELFDTISISNPRFTAAVMCILVFFALMYFLRKTWTGKALRAVSLDRDAAAIAGINPNKMNMLAFALGSMIAALAGAMLVQAFSWLPQVGAIPAMRSFVIVVLGGLGSIPGAFLGGVIVGLVEAAGTGCIPDAQKAASYIPAYGMIVLTMTLLLRPTGLLGRKFASGTHGKM from the coding sequence ATGGAATTTTCTAACTTCTTTTGGGGTGCGATTGGCTGGATGATCTTCTGGGGTGTTACCGGAAGCATCGTTAGTCGCCGCGTTTACCTTCAAAGGGATCTCGATACATCCAACACCGGGCTTGTCGGCTCTATGCTGGGCGCCGCCACCGGGCCCGTCGGCTTGGCCTTCTTGTGGATGAAAACCCCGGAAATCACCACCCGCCTGATGCTGGTGCCCTCGCTTGCTACGGTCGGGGTTTTCATGTTGGTCTTTTCCCTCGCTGACCCTGGAAATCTTTGCGTTACCAATGGCTCATTTGTCGCTTCACAAATTTCCAACGGCATTATCATCGGTATTATATACGGCTTTATGGCCCTTGGCCTGACTTTGATTTTTTCCATTTTAGGTGTCGTCAGTTTCGCCCACGGCGAATTTTACATGATTGGCGGTATGATTACTTATTTTGTAACGACCGTGTGGTTCCCCAGCATAAATCCGATTGTCGGCATCGCGGCGGCCTGCCTGAGCACATTTGTTCTTGGCGCTGTTTTTGAAAGAATTTTTCTCACCCCCATGTACACCGGAAAGGTTGATCGCCCGGTTGAATACGGCATCCTGATCACCTTCGGATTGGCCTTCACCCTGCAATATTTCGTTCAGGCCACCGTTGGCGCCAACCCTGTCAAAGCGAAGCGGTTCATTGATTTTCCCAAGCTTCGCCTACCTTCAGCTGAAGACCCCTGGCTGATCAAAACCAGCCGCGGCAACATGGAACTGTTTGACACCATTTCCATTTCCAACCCGCGTTTTACTGCTGCGGTGATGTGCATCCTGGTGTTTTTCGCCCTGATGTATTTCCTGCGAAAAACCTGGACAGGCAAGGCGCTACGCGCCGTCAGCCTTGATCGGGACGCAGCGGCCATCGCCGGCATCAACCCTAACAAGATGAACATGCTGGCCTTTGCATTGGGAAGCATGATCGCCGCCCTGGCCGGAGCGATGCTGGTTCAGGCGTTTTCGTGGTTGCCACAGGTCGGCGCCATACCGGCGATGAGATCATTCGTTATTGTTGTTCTTGGTGGACTGGGCTCTATCCCCGGGGCATTTCTTGGCGGTGTCATTGTTGGCCTTGTTGAAGCCGCTGGCACCGGTTGTATTCCCGATGCCCAAAAAGCGGCGTCATATATCCCCGCCTACGGCATGATCGTGTTGACAATGACCCTACTGCTGCGACCAACAGGCCTGCTTGGCCGTAAGTTCGCAAGTGGCACGCACGGGAAAATGTAA
- a CDS encoding branched-chain amino acid ABC transporter permease, whose protein sequence is MNKTHAPHFAGVLLIAFFMAFPFVYTANDYPYIMHILITGFFYAILASSWTMLAGYAGQFSFGHMGFMAVGAYTTALFSHYIYLTPEPTNFCTEFVFGDGYLIILDPIGVTSSTLKQDCLRQAMDVWGDGVQVTPMPVWLGITLGTLMGGIFGFLIGTLVLPLRAAYLALFTLGFSEILRAAISAEIAVTRGQAGIELPALFQDGVTIFGHHYDKTDKLPPYFVMFFLLLICLGLLGLLAKSKFGLFVRALREDQDAAAALGVNTTRYKVMVFVITSMIAACGGATMAHYVTIISPNNLVILQMSLIVAMAVIGGVENIVAAAVGAILLEFLLEMLRNSFQIGPVEVDMTVWRLVIFGILLMLTLRFSPKGLLVPFIDYFTRGHIAKETVAKREQQKPDDEPGSETVN, encoded by the coding sequence ATGAATAAAACCCATGCACCACACTTTGCTGGCGTCCTCCTGATCGCCTTCTTCATGGCCTTCCCGTTCGTCTACACGGCCAACGACTACCCCTACATCATGCACATCCTGATTACTGGGTTTTTCTATGCCATCCTGGCATCAAGCTGGACCATGCTGGCTGGTTACGCCGGGCAGTTCTCGTTTGGTCATATGGGCTTCATGGCGGTAGGCGCCTATACCACGGCCTTGTTCAGTCACTACATCTATCTGACGCCGGAACCGACGAACTTTTGCACCGAATTCGTCTTTGGCGACGGGTACCTGATTATTCTTGATCCCATCGGCGTGACCTCTTCCACCCTGAAGCAGGATTGCCTGCGTCAAGCTATGGATGTGTGGGGCGACGGGGTTCAGGTCACGCCCATGCCTGTTTGGCTGGGCATTACCCTGGGGACGCTCATGGGCGGCATTTTCGGGTTTTTGATCGGAACGCTCGTGCTGCCTTTACGGGCCGCCTATCTGGCCTTGTTCACACTCGGATTTTCTGAAATCCTTCGCGCCGCAATTAGCGCTGAAATCGCCGTAACCCGTGGCCAGGCTGGCATCGAACTGCCCGCCCTGTTTCAGGATGGCGTCACCATATTTGGACATCATTACGACAAGACTGACAAGTTGCCTCCTTACTTTGTCATGTTCTTCCTGTTGCTCATCTGCCTTGGATTATTGGGCTTGCTGGCCAAATCAAAGTTCGGTTTGTTTGTCCGGGCGCTCAGGGAAGATCAGGACGCGGCCGCCGCCCTTGGCGTTAATACCACCCGCTACAAGGTGATGGTTTTTGTCATCACTTCAATGATTGCGGCGTGCGGGGGAGCGACCATGGCTCACTACGTGACTATTATTTCACCGAATAATCTGGTGATTTTGCAAATGAGCCTGATTGTCGCCATGGCGGTTATTGGCGGCGTCGAAAACATTGTCGCCGCAGCGGTCGGGGCCATCCTGCTTGAGTTTCTTTTGGAAATGCTACGTAACAGTTTCCAGATCGGGCCTGTTGAAGTTGATATGACGGTCTGGCGGCTTGTCATCTTCGGCATCCTGTTGATGCTGACGTTGCGGTTCTCGCCCAAAGGTTTGCTTGTGCCCTTCATAGATTACTTCACGCGGGGTCATATCGCCAAAGAGACGGTGGCCAAAAGAGAGCAACAAAAACCAGATGATGAACCCGGTTCGGAGACAGTAAATTGA
- a CDS encoding ABC transporter ATP-binding protein, with translation MTELIVKKLNKRFGGLHVLKDVSFEIKGAELVGLIGPNGAGKTTMTNVLDGAIKPNSGTVYLNHHRIDQMQPFEVAKVGLGRTFQVTRSFRRMTVLENLYVPAQALGTDLTKAEIHEKSMEVLEFLTMDHLRNEYAQALSGGQQKLLELGRLLMLNPEVIILDEPFAGVHPKLMKIIYKYIERVNQSGSAIILISHQMDSIFSLCKRLLVLNYGDLIADGIPDDVKNDPAVIEAYLGIDEEEAD, from the coding sequence TTGACAGAACTTATCGTCAAAAAACTGAACAAACGCTTTGGGGGTTTGCATGTCCTCAAGGATGTTTCCTTTGAAATCAAGGGTGCCGAACTGGTTGGACTGATCGGCCCCAATGGCGCTGGCAAGACGACAATGACCAATGTCCTTGATGGCGCCATTAAACCCAACAGTGGAACCGTCTATCTGAACCATCACCGCATTGATCAAATGCAACCCTTTGAAGTCGCCAAGGTCGGCCTGGGCCGCACCTTTCAGGTCACCAGATCCTTCAGGCGTATGACGGTTCTTGAAAATCTTTATGTGCCCGCACAGGCTTTGGGGACTGATCTTACCAAGGCCGAAATCCATGAAAAGTCCATGGAGGTTCTTGAATTTCTGACCATGGATCATCTGCGCAACGAGTATGCCCAGGCCCTGTCAGGTGGACAGCAAAAACTGCTCGAACTTGGCCGCTTGCTGATGCTCAACCCGGAAGTGATCATTCTGGATGAGCCTTTTGCCGGTGTTCATCCCAAGCTGATGAAAATCATCTACAAGTATATCGAAAGGGTTAACCAGTCCGGTTCGGCGATCATCCTGATCAGTCATCAGATGGATTCTATTTTCTCGCTGTGTAAACGTCTGTTGGTCTTAAACTACGGCGACCTGATCGCCGATGGGATACCGGATGACGTTAAAAACGACCCGGCCGTGATCGAGGCCTATCTGGGAATCGATGAAGAGGAGGCAGATTAA
- a CDS encoding ABC transporter ATP-binding protein: MSEITDAPAVLETIGLDVGYYKDLNILQELNIKARKNQITAILGANGVGKSTALKAIFGFLRPNAGTILLDGEDIMDVPTHHRILKGLAYIPQQPGVFKDMTVEENLELGGWTFRSDKQQVRQKIEANYERFPVLRDKRKQVTGELSGGQQRMVEIGRTLMAEPKMLLIDEPTAGLSKMLAAEVYEMLTALTSNHDLTILIVDQEIRQALKIADYVYVLELGRNKLEGPTSEFEDLEKAFWVG, from the coding sequence ATGTCTGAAATTACTGACGCCCCCGCGGTTCTCGAAACCATCGGCCTCGACGTTGGCTATTATAAAGACCTGAATATCTTGCAGGAACTGAACATCAAGGCCCGAAAAAACCAGATAACGGCCATCCTTGGCGCTAACGGCGTCGGCAAGTCGACGGCCTTGAAAGCCATCTTCGGTTTTCTCAGGCCCAACGCCGGAACCATATTACTCGACGGCGAGGACATTATGGATGTGCCCACCCACCACAGAATTCTAAAGGGTTTGGCCTATATCCCCCAGCAACCGGGTGTTTTTAAGGACATGACCGTCGAGGAAAACCTTGAGCTTGGCGGTTGGACATTCCGCAGTGACAAGCAACAGGTCCGTCAAAAAATCGAAGCCAATTACGAGCGCTTTCCTGTGCTGCGCGACAAACGCAAACAAGTAACCGGTGAATTATCCGGCGGCCAGCAACGGATGGTCGAAATCGGTCGCACCTTGATGGCCGAGCCGAAAATGTTGCTGATTGATGAACCCACCGCCGGCCTGTCAAAAATGCTGGCCGCAGAAGTATACGAGATGCTTACGGCTTTAACGTCAAACCATGACCTGACCATCCTGATTGTTGATCAGGAAATTCGCCAGGCCCTGAAAATTGCCGATTACGTATACGTTTTGGAACTTGGCCGCAATAAACTGGAAGGGCCAACTTCTGAATTCGAAGATCTTGAAAAAGCCTTCTGGGTTGGTTGA